A genomic window from Kineosporia sp. NBRC 101731 includes:
- a CDS encoding amino acid ABC transporter ATP-binding protein — protein MSATPMVEVREVHKSYGGTEVLRGIDLTVAPGEVMSVLGPSGSGKSTLLRCLNHLERVDSGIVRVDGELLGYREHGGKLYELKEDEIAVQRRGIGMVFQRFNLFPHLSALENVMEAPVRVLRRKPAQARERAEELLERVGLADRADYYPSQLSGGQQQRVAIARALAMDPKLMLFDEPTSALDPELVGDVLDVMRGLAADGMTMVVVTHEIGFAREVCDTVVFMDGGSVIETGTPADVIRNPQQPRTRSFLSKVL, from the coding sequence ATGAGTGCCACCCCGATGGTCGAAGTGCGTGAGGTGCACAAGTCCTACGGCGGCACCGAGGTGCTGCGGGGGATCGACCTGACCGTGGCGCCCGGGGAGGTGATGAGCGTGCTCGGGCCGTCCGGCTCGGGCAAGTCCACCCTGCTGCGTTGCCTGAACCACCTGGAGAGGGTGGACTCGGGCATCGTCCGGGTGGACGGCGAGCTGCTCGGCTACCGCGAGCACGGAGGTAAGCTGTACGAGCTCAAGGAGGACGAGATCGCCGTGCAGCGGCGCGGTATCGGTATGGTGTTCCAGCGCTTCAACCTGTTCCCGCACCTGAGCGCTCTGGAGAACGTGATGGAGGCGCCGGTGCGGGTGCTGCGCCGCAAGCCGGCCCAGGCCCGTGAGCGCGCGGAGGAGCTGCTCGAGCGGGTGGGCCTGGCCGACCGGGCCGATTACTACCCGTCGCAGCTGTCCGGCGGTCAGCAACAGCGGGTGGCGATTGCCCGGGCCCTGGCGATGGACCCGAAGCTCATGCTGTTCGACGAGCCGACGTCGGCACTGGACCCGGAACTGGTCGGAGATGTGCTCGACGTGATGCGAGGGCTGGCCGCCGACGGGATGACCATGGTGGTGGTGACCCACGAGATCGGTTTCGCCCGGGAGGTGTGTGACACCGTGGTGTTCATGGACGGCGGCTCGGTCATCGAGACGGGCACACCGGCCGATGTGATCAGGAACCCGCAGCAACCCCGGACCAGATCGTTCTTGTCCAAGGTACTTTGA
- a CDS encoding SDR family oxidoreductase yields the protein MSRVAVISGASSGIGAATARGLARAGFEVILLARREDRLKAVCDEIAAAGGQARYHRLDVTDADAVREFAQTVEQCDVLVNNAGGAIGIDPVLSADPSDWRKMYEVNVIGPLQLTQALAPKFRHTDDAVIVVLTSTAASGVYEGGGGYTAAKHGEHALAGTLRLELCGEPVRVIEIAPGMVATEEFSLNRFGGDQARADAVYAGVPDPLSADDVAETVVWAVTRPRHVNVDLLVLRPRAQAAQHKVHRVTP from the coding sequence ATGTCGCGAGTAGCCGTGATCAGTGGTGCCAGTAGCGGAATCGGTGCGGCCACCGCGCGCGGTCTGGCCCGCGCCGGGTTCGAGGTGATTTTGCTGGCTCGCCGGGAGGATCGGCTCAAGGCCGTGTGCGACGAGATCGCCGCCGCCGGTGGGCAGGCCCGCTACCACCGTCTCGACGTCACCGACGCCGACGCGGTGCGGGAGTTCGCGCAGACCGTCGAGCAGTGCGACGTGCTCGTGAACAATGCCGGTGGTGCGATCGGGATCGACCCGGTCCTGAGCGCCGACCCGTCCGACTGGCGGAAGATGTACGAGGTCAACGTGATCGGCCCGCTGCAGCTGACCCAGGCGCTGGCGCCGAAGTTCCGCCACACGGACGACGCGGTGATCGTCGTGCTCACCTCGACAGCGGCCTCCGGCGTGTACGAGGGCGGCGGCGGTTACACCGCGGCCAAGCACGGTGAGCACGCGCTGGCCGGCACGCTGCGGCTCGAACTGTGCGGTGAGCCGGTGCGGGTCATCGAGATCGCGCCGGGGATGGTTGCCACGGAAGAGTTCTCGCTCAACCGTTTCGGGGGCGACCAGGCCCGGGCCGACGCGGTGTATGCCGGAGTACCCGACCCGCTGAGTGCCGACGACGTGGCCGAGACCGTGGTCTGGGCCGTCACCCGGCCCCGGCACGTGAACGTCGACCTGCTGGTGCTGCGGCCCCGGGCCCAGGCGGCGCAGCACAAGGTGCACCGGGTCACTCCGTAA
- a CDS encoding ThuA domain-containing protein, with protein sequence MNATKRALIVRGGWEGHQPVAATELFIPFLESSGYDVTIAEKPAVYADAGLMGTIDLVVQCVTMSSIERDEVAGLRAAVAAGCGLAGWHGGIADSYRDSADYLQLIGGQFACHPGRHPDERVGDASDNFIPYRVDVVRDDHPVTAGVPSFDLVTEQYWVLSDEFNDVLATTTLAAQPWNEWTRPVTSPAVWTRQWGSGRVFVATPGHDVDTLRVPSVRTLVERGMLWASR encoded by the coding sequence GTGAATGCGACGAAGCGTGCACTGATCGTCCGGGGTGGCTGGGAAGGGCATCAGCCCGTCGCGGCGACCGAACTCTTCATCCCCTTTCTCGAATCCTCCGGTTACGACGTCACGATCGCGGAGAAACCCGCGGTCTACGCCGACGCCGGCCTGATGGGCACGATCGACCTGGTGGTGCAGTGCGTCACCATGTCGTCGATCGAGAGGGACGAGGTGGCAGGCCTGAGAGCGGCCGTCGCGGCGGGATGCGGACTGGCCGGGTGGCACGGCGGCATCGCCGACAGCTACCGTGACAGCGCGGACTACCTGCAGCTGATCGGCGGTCAGTTCGCCTGTCACCCGGGCCGTCACCCCGACGAGCGGGTGGGTGACGCGAGCGACAACTTCATCCCCTACCGCGTCGACGTGGTGCGGGACGACCATCCGGTGACCGCCGGCGTCCCCTCGTTCGACCTGGTCACCGAGCAGTACTGGGTGCTCTCCGACGAGTTCAACGACGTGCTGGCGACCACGACACTGGCCGCGCAACCCTGGAACGAATGGACGCGTCCGGTCACCAGCCCGGCAGTCTGGACCCGGCAGTGGGGGAGCGGGCGGGTGTTCGTCGCGACCCCCGGCCACGACGTCGACACGCTCCGGGTCCCGTCGGTCCGCACCCTGGTCGAGAGGGGCATGCTGTGGGCGAGCCGCTGA
- a CDS encoding Gfo/Idh/MocA family oxidoreductase: MGEPLNDLRIGVIGAGAISGQYSRTLARLPHLPITSIADLNPERAQALAAAHPGARTETAGQLLAADDVDLVLNLTIPAVHGEIALAALAAGKHVYGEKPLALTVDEGRQVLQVAADQGLRVGCAPDTVLGTGIQTARSLLDAGRIGTPVAATAFMTTPGHERWHPDPEFLYRPGGGPLLDMGPYYLTSLVHLLGPVATVTGVGARPTSSRVIGSGPRAGTSFGVEVDTHVTGILVHESGAVSTLMISFDVWAARLPRIEVYGSNGSLSVPDPNHFDGDVEIFTAQDQQWQPVPPTAGYVEGGRGIGIADLAQALADGGRHRVSGNLALHVLDVMETLLHAAQEGRTLPISTPCERPPGITDLRHPW, encoded by the coding sequence GTGGGCGAGCCGCTGAACGACCTGCGGATCGGCGTGATCGGGGCGGGTGCCATCAGCGGTCAGTACTCCCGCACCCTCGCCCGGCTGCCGCACCTGCCGATCACGTCGATCGCCGACCTGAACCCCGAACGGGCCCAGGCCCTCGCCGCCGCCCACCCGGGTGCGCGCACCGAGACCGCCGGGCAGCTGCTCGCGGCCGACGACGTGGACCTGGTGCTGAACCTGACCATCCCCGCCGTGCACGGTGAGATCGCGCTCGCCGCCCTGGCCGCGGGCAAGCACGTGTACGGCGAGAAGCCTCTGGCCCTGACGGTCGACGAGGGCCGTCAGGTGCTGCAGGTCGCGGCCGATCAGGGGCTGCGGGTCGGCTGTGCCCCGGACACCGTGCTGGGCACGGGCATCCAGACGGCCCGATCGCTGCTCGACGCCGGTCGCATCGGCACCCCGGTCGCCGCGACGGCCTTCATGACGACGCCCGGCCACGAGCGCTGGCACCCCGACCCGGAGTTCCTCTACCGCCCGGGCGGCGGGCCCCTGCTCGACATGGGCCCGTACTACCTGACCTCGCTGGTGCACCTGCTCGGACCGGTGGCGACGGTGACCGGGGTCGGCGCCCGACCCACGTCCAGTCGGGTGATCGGCAGCGGCCCACGAGCCGGAACGTCTTTCGGCGTCGAGGTGGACACCCACGTCACCGGGATACTCGTGCACGAGTCCGGGGCCGTCTCCACCCTGATGATCAGCTTCGACGTCTGGGCCGCACGGCTGCCCCGCATCGAGGTCTACGGGTCGAACGGCAGTCTCTCCGTGCCCGACCCCAACCACTTCGACGGCGACGTGGAGATCTTCACCGCGCAGGACCAGCAGTGGCAGCCGGTTCCGCCCACGGCCGGATACGTCGAGGGCGGGCGCGGCATCGGCATCGCCGACCTGGCCCAGGCCCTGGCCGACGGCGGGCGGCACCGGGTGTCCGGAAACCTGGCCCTGCACGTGCTCGACGTGATGGAGACCCTGCTGCACGCGGCCCAGGAAGGCAGAACCCTCCCGATCTCCACCCCCTGCGAGCGCCCACCCGGCATCACCGATCTCCGGCACCCGTGGTGA
- a CDS encoding LysR substrate-binding domain-containing protein — translation MVGSAAHDHDLLRAALPAGFRPRVDIVAAEWTGKWGCVAAGLGVALVPSLAVRGTPADIALLRLHADDASVRQVFAATPAGRSIPPAAEEFVKDGENVARTLRHRR, via the coding sequence GTGGTCGGCTCCGCCGCGCACGACCACGACCTGCTCCGCGCCGCGCTGCCCGCCGGGTTCCGTCCGCGCGTCGACATTGTCGCGGCCGAGTGGACCGGCAAATGGGGCTGTGTGGCAGCCGGTCTCGGCGTGGCACTGGTGCCCTCCCTGGCGGTGCGGGGCACTCCCGCCGACATCGCCCTGCTGCGCCTGCACGCCGACGACGCCTCGGTGCGGCAGGTGTTCGCCGCCACCCCGGCCGGGCGTTCTATCCCGCCGGCGGCCGAGGAGTTCGTGAAGGATGGGGAAAACGTGGCCCGAACGCTCCGGCACCGCCGCTGA
- a CDS encoding RidA family protein, which translates to MLSGQVAVDADGGVIAPGDVSAQTTVILEQIRDLLAAHGATLENVVHLRTFILDLGRLREYGAARTAFFAGLIPPASTTVGVSALFLPGVELEVEVLAGV; encoded by the coding sequence GTGCTCTCCGGTCAGGTGGCCGTCGACGCCGATGGTGGCGTGATCGCTCCCGGTGACGTGAGTGCTCAGACCACAGTCATTCTCGAGCAGATTCGCGACCTGCTCGCGGCGCACGGCGCGACCCTGGAGAACGTGGTGCACCTGCGCACCTTCATACTCGACCTGGGCCGCCTGCGCGAGTACGGCGCGGCCCGCACCGCTTTTTTCGCGGGCCTGATCCCGCCCGCCAGCACCACGGTCGGGGTCAGTGCGTTGTTCCTGCCCGGCGTCGAGCTGGAGGTCGAGGTGCTGGCGGGCGTCTGA
- a CDS encoding NAD(P)-dependent alcohol dehydrogenase, which yields MTFSVPAWAATSATQPLAPFTVERRDVGPKDVRIDIKFAGICHSDIHTARSEWGPSNYPVVVGHEIAGIVAEVGSEVTKYAVGDRVGVGCMVDSCGECESCVAGDEQYCLKGNTGTYNSIDADGNVTQGGYSREIVVTESFVLGIPEGIELDVAAPLLCAGITTYSPLRHWNAGPGKKVAVIGLGGLGHMGVKLAHAMGAEVTVLSQSLKKQEDGLKLGADHYYATSDPATFEKLAGSFDLIINTVSASIDISAHLRLLKVDGTMVNVGAPEDPLPVNAFALIGGRRSWAGSSIGGIRETQEMLDFCAEHHIGSEIEVIAAEKINEAYDRVLASDVRYRFVIDTSTIN from the coding sequence ATGACTTTCTCGGTTCCCGCCTGGGCCGCGACCTCCGCGACGCAACCACTGGCCCCCTTCACCGTCGAGCGTCGCGACGTCGGCCCGAAAGATGTCCGGATCGACATCAAGTTCGCCGGCATCTGCCACTCCGACATCCACACCGCGCGCAGTGAATGGGGTCCGTCGAACTACCCCGTGGTGGTCGGTCACGAAATCGCCGGGATCGTCGCAGAAGTCGGTTCCGAGGTGACCAAGTACGCCGTCGGCGACCGGGTCGGCGTCGGCTGCATGGTCGACTCGTGCGGCGAGTGCGAGAGCTGTGTCGCCGGTGACGAGCAGTACTGCCTGAAGGGCAACACCGGCACGTACAACAGCATCGACGCCGACGGAAACGTGACCCAGGGCGGTTACTCGCGGGAGATCGTCGTCACCGAGTCGTTCGTGCTGGGCATTCCCGAGGGCATCGAGCTCGACGTGGCCGCACCGCTGCTGTGTGCGGGCATCACCACCTACTCGCCGCTGCGGCACTGGAACGCGGGTCCCGGCAAGAAGGTCGCCGTGATCGGCCTGGGCGGACTCGGGCACATGGGCGTCAAGCTGGCGCACGCCATGGGCGCCGAGGTGACCGTGCTGTCGCAGTCGCTGAAGAAGCAGGAGGACGGCCTCAAACTGGGGGCCGACCACTACTACGCGACCAGCGACCCGGCCACGTTCGAGAAGCTCGCCGGTTCGTTCGACCTGATCATCAACACGGTCAGCGCGTCGATCGACATCAGCGCGCACCTGCGGCTGCTCAAGGTCGACGGCACCATGGTCAACGTCGGTGCCCCCGAAGACCCGCTGCCGGTCAATGCTTTCGCGCTCATCGGCGGCCGTCGCTCGTGGGCCGGCTCAAGTATCGGTGGCATCCGCGAGACCCAGGAGATGCTCGACTTCTGCGCCGAGCACCACATCGGCTCGGAGATCGAGGTGATTGCGGCCGAGAAGATCAACGAGGCTTACGACCGCGTGCTCGCCTCCGACGTGCGCTACCGCTTCGTGATCGACACCTCGACGATCAACTGA
- a CDS encoding TetR/AcrR family transcriptional regulator has product MTSQTARTRYPKGAARREAILVIALQCFADLGYHGTSMREVARRADLSQAGLLHYFPSKEDLFLAVLRERQQIDTRDYRGEQDAVGSLVQAVRRNATIPGLVRLYMHLLDVAADSDPTRDYFEKRYDLARSLIGSHIRDAQREGTVRADLDPVVAAQSLIAVADGMQVQWLLDGTQEMSQPIELIWRLMQNQN; this is encoded by the coding sequence ATGACCTCTCAAACCGCCCGCACCCGGTACCCGAAGGGCGCCGCCCGGCGCGAGGCGATCCTGGTGATCGCCCTGCAGTGCTTCGCCGATCTGGGCTATCACGGCACGTCCATGCGTGAGGTCGCCCGCCGGGCCGACCTCAGCCAGGCCGGGCTCCTGCACTACTTCCCCAGCAAGGAAGACCTGTTCCTGGCGGTGCTGCGTGAACGGCAGCAGATCGATACCCGCGACTACCGTGGCGAGCAGGACGCGGTCGGTTCACTCGTTCAGGCGGTCCGGCGCAACGCGACCATTCCCGGCCTGGTGCGGCTCTACATGCACCTGCTCGACGTCGCCGCCGACAGCGACCCCACCCGTGACTATTTCGAGAAGCGCTACGACCTGGCCCGCTCGCTGATCGGCTCGCACATCCGCGATGCCCAGCGCGAGGGCACGGTGCGTGCCGACCTCGACCCGGTCGTGGCGGCGCAGAGCCTGATCGCGGTGGCCGACGGCATGCAGGTGCAGTGGCTGCTCGACGGCACCCAGGAGATGTCGCAGCCGATCGAGCTGATCTGGCGTCTCATGCAGAACCAGAACTGA
- a CDS encoding DUF6194 family protein, which produces MTVDEIIAFVQSLGDVHVQRPAPGDGSPQIAWGDVFVYYSPEGDLPRAQPFVTVVTKDYPDEPPAGLNAAGAFRVNIAAGVDEFRTRLGRDPKGPALENEPAPGTPATITAHPTYAFLGWLAVVNPDDGDDVRALITTAHGLARHRFDRRSAV; this is translated from the coding sequence ATGACCGTCGACGAGATCATCGCCTTCGTCCAGTCGCTCGGGGACGTGCACGTGCAGCGTCCGGCCCCGGGGGACGGATCCCCGCAGATCGCCTGGGGTGACGTCTTCGTCTACTACTCACCCGAGGGTGACCTGCCCCGGGCCCAGCCGTTCGTCACCGTGGTGACGAAGGACTATCCCGACGAGCCGCCCGCCGGCCTGAACGCCGCGGGCGCCTTCCGGGTGAACATCGCGGCGGGCGTGGACGAGTTCCGCACCCGCCTCGGCCGCGACCCGAAAGGCCCGGCGCTCGAGAATGAACCGGCACCGGGCACGCCGGCCACCATCACGGCCCATCCCACCTACGCGTTCCTGGGCTGGCTGGCCGTGGTGAACCCGGACGACGGGGACGACGTGCGGGCGCTGATCACCACGGCCCACGGCCTGGCCAGACACCGCTTCGACCGCCGCTCCGCCGTGTGA
- a CDS encoding VOC family protein, whose amino-acid sequence MMPTSDPGYGPDRPTGLGFSLHHVQLAIPVGSEDTARAFWVDVLGMREISKPPELAARGGLWVRADALEIHLGAEKDFTPAHRAHPGILVDDLDALAATLGAKGIKVRWDDAFPGHRRFYTADPFGNRLEFLSPDGSSPSW is encoded by the coding sequence ATGATGCCGACGTCGGACCCGGGCTACGGCCCCGATCGCCCCACCGGACTGGGTTTTTCGCTGCACCACGTGCAGCTGGCCATCCCGGTGGGCTCGGAGGACACCGCCCGGGCCTTCTGGGTGGACGTCCTCGGGATGCGGGAGATCTCCAAGCCACCGGAACTAGCCGCGCGGGGCGGTCTCTGGGTGCGGGCCGACGCCCTGGAGATTCATCTCGGCGCCGAGAAGGACTTCACCCCGGCCCACCGCGCCCATCCGGGAATCCTGGTCGACGATCTCGACGCGCTCGCGGCGACACTGGGGGCCAAGGGCATCAAGGTGCGATGGGACGATGCTTTCCCCGGTCACCGGCGCTTCTACACGGCCGACCCGTTCGGCAACCGTCTGGAGTTTCTCAGTCCCGACGGTTCGTCGCCGAGCTGGTGA
- a CDS encoding HAD family phosphatase yields MQQNLLHQAVLFDCDGVLVDSEQITNGVLRLMLNELGWPIGATECFERFVGRSLKDEFGVIEQHTGVKVGLEWLGEFRRRRDVSLAESLEEIPGAGAAARALSAAFGGRVACASGADRAKVEMQLKRVGLLDVFAGKVFSGEEMPRSKPAPDVYLAAATALGVDPARTAVIEDTISGTTAGVAAGATVYGYCPPDSPAHSRPEHLLGAGAAHIFTSMDELPGLLGPAGTMPG; encoded by the coding sequence GTGCAACAGAACCTTCTTCACCAGGCCGTTCTCTTCGACTGTGACGGTGTGCTCGTCGACTCCGAGCAGATCACCAACGGCGTGCTGCGGCTGATGCTGAACGAACTCGGCTGGCCGATCGGCGCGACCGAGTGCTTCGAGCGGTTCGTCGGGCGTTCGCTGAAGGACGAGTTCGGGGTCATCGAGCAGCACACCGGCGTGAAGGTCGGCCTGGAGTGGCTCGGCGAGTTCCGCCGTCGTCGTGACGTGTCCCTGGCCGAGAGCCTGGAGGAGATCCCGGGGGCCGGGGCCGCCGCCCGGGCCCTGTCGGCCGCGTTCGGGGGCCGGGTCGCCTGCGCCAGCGGGGCCGACCGGGCCAAGGTCGAGATGCAGCTGAAGCGGGTCGGCCTGCTCGACGTCTTCGCCGGAAAGGTGTTCAGCGGCGAGGAGATGCCCCGCAGCAAGCCCGCGCCCGACGTCTACCTGGCTGCCGCCACGGCTCTGGGCGTCGACCCGGCCCGCACCGCCGTGATCGAGGACACCATCAGCGGCACCACCGCCGGGGTCGCGGCCGGAGCGACGGTCTACGGTTACTGCCCTCCGGACAGCCCGGCGCACAGCCGTCCCGAGCACCTGCTCGGTGCCGGTGCCGCCCACATCTTCACCAGCATGGATGAACTGCCCGGGTTGCTCGGTCCGGCTGGCACAATGCCCGGGTGA
- the def gene encoding peptide deformylase has translation MKRAGLPRGTVHKVTMRGNPVLHRPCEQVTEFGDELRQLVADMFVSMEAANGVGLAANQIGAGTRVFVYHCPDGNDDLQIGAVVNPVLVPVPGMSLTPPVEDEEGCLSVPSEYAPLARPGVAEVEGQDIDGKPLRVRGDGVLARCLQHETDHLNGLLYVDRLSGAELSRVLDGLEKRVKKGELPAWSEGA, from the coding sequence ATGAAACGCGCCGGCCTGCCCCGGGGCACGGTGCACAAGGTGACCATGCGGGGTAACCCGGTGCTGCACCGGCCCTGCGAGCAGGTCACCGAGTTCGGTGACGAGCTGCGCCAGCTGGTGGCCGACATGTTCGTCAGCATGGAGGCCGCGAACGGCGTCGGGCTGGCCGCGAACCAGATCGGCGCCGGTACCCGGGTGTTCGTCTACCACTGCCCGGACGGGAACGACGACCTCCAGATCGGGGCCGTCGTCAACCCGGTGCTGGTGCCCGTGCCCGGCATGTCCCTGACCCCGCCGGTCGAGGACGAGGAGGGTTGCCTGTCGGTGCCCAGCGAGTACGCGCCGCTGGCCCGCCCGGGGGTGGCCGAGGTCGAGGGGCAGGACATCGACGGCAAGCCGCTGCGGGTGCGGGGCGACGGGGTACTCGCACGTTGCCTGCAGCACGAGACCGACCACCTGAACGGCCTGCTCTACGTCGACCGGCTCTCCGGGGCCGAACTCAGCCGGGTGCTGGACGGTCTCGAGAAACGCGTGAAGAAGGGCGAGCTGCCGGCCTGGTCCGAAGGGGCCTGA
- a CDS encoding FG-GAP and VCBS repeat-containing protein, whose product MSRKTGFRPLGIAGLTAALAIGTAAAAPAAFAAPITCGEEDRAFSWGDVDGDGSSDVLIGVPNVGEGSGAVDVRGTSTPWQRLTSSALGGDQDDNDQVGTAIAVGDLDDDGCADLVVGAPGEGGGTPHRYSGQVHIVFGSPKGIDTSTAFVIPTTAAGFDRFGAALALQQARGNDHDLYVGAPEATVGGKKSAGEVYRYTITPGGSGGRVTVTAREVRSQNSAGVPGAAEAGDRFGSVLSSVDNGLGALVGVPEENVGTAKDSGSVWHLRVNAAGNPISSYSWSQNSPGVAGTATAGDRFGASVSSRGNVAAIGVPGEDVAGRNNAGAVQTLVQKADVFTPQRFVTQNTAGVPGGAEAGDQFGAEVVAGAALICQEETDLAIGSPGEDVGSRKDAGSITLVNETRLGACASKVVRQGSGLAGAAETGDQVGSVLGITRGMDGLDEDYSDRLLVGVPYEDIGAVPDAGLVQPLKGGIRVNGQLVAALKYPTGYLNGNFYGWSLSTSSD is encoded by the coding sequence ATGTCACGGAAGACTGGATTTCGACCACTGGGGATCGCCGGCCTCACCGCCGCGCTGGCGATCGGCACGGCCGCGGCGGCTCCCGCCGCCTTCGCCGCCCCCATCACCTGCGGCGAGGAAGACCGGGCGTTCTCCTGGGGAGACGTCGACGGCGACGGCTCCTCGGACGTCCTGATCGGCGTGCCGAACGTCGGCGAGGGTTCGGGAGCCGTTGACGTGCGCGGCACGAGCACGCCCTGGCAGCGCCTCACCTCGAGCGCCCTCGGCGGCGACCAGGACGACAACGACCAGGTGGGAACGGCCATCGCGGTCGGCGACCTGGACGATGACGGTTGTGCCGACCTGGTGGTCGGTGCTCCGGGAGAGGGTGGCGGCACGCCCCACCGCTACAGCGGCCAGGTCCACATCGTCTTCGGCAGCCCGAAGGGCATCGACACGTCGACGGCGTTCGTCATCCCGACCACGGCCGCGGGGTTCGACCGGTTCGGGGCCGCGCTCGCGCTGCAGCAGGCCCGGGGCAACGACCACGACCTGTACGTGGGAGCGCCCGAGGCCACGGTCGGCGGGAAGAAGAGTGCCGGTGAGGTCTACCGGTACACGATCACGCCCGGCGGCAGCGGCGGGCGGGTCACGGTGACCGCTCGCGAGGTGCGCAGCCAGAACTCGGCCGGGGTTCCCGGCGCGGCGGAGGCCGGGGACCGGTTCGGCTCGGTGCTCTCCTCGGTCGACAACGGGCTCGGGGCACTCGTCGGCGTTCCCGAGGAGAACGTCGGCACGGCGAAGGACTCCGGTTCGGTGTGGCACCTGCGGGTGAACGCCGCCGGGAACCCGATCTCGTCGTACAGCTGGTCGCAGAACTCACCCGGTGTCGCGGGAACCGCCACCGCCGGAGACCGTTTCGGCGCATCGGTATCGTCCCGGGGCAACGTGGCGGCGATCGGGGTGCCGGGCGAGGACGTGGCTGGGCGCAACAACGCCGGGGCGGTGCAGACCCTGGTGCAGAAGGCGGACGTGTTCACCCCGCAGCGGTTCGTCACCCAGAACACCGCCGGTGTGCCGGGTGGCGCCGAGGCCGGTGACCAGTTCGGCGCCGAGGTCGTGGCGGGCGCCGCCCTGATCTGCCAGGAGGAGACCGACCTGGCGATCGGTTCGCCCGGTGAGGACGTCGGCAGCCGGAAGGACGCCGGCTCGATCACCCTGGTCAACGAGACCCGGCTCGGCGCCTGCGCATCGAAGGTGGTGCGGCAGGGTTCCGGCCTGGCCGGGGCCGCCGAGACCGGTGACCAGGTCGGCTCGGTGCTGGGCATCACCCGGGGGATGGACGGCCTCGACGAGGACTACTCCGACCGGCTGCTGGTCGGAGTGCCCTACGAGGACATCGGGGCGGTGCCGGACGCCGGCCTCGTGCAGCCGTTGAAGGGCGGCATCCGGGTGAACGGCCAGCTGGTCGCCGCCCTCAAGTACCCGACGGGTTACCTGAACGGCAACTTCTACGGCTGGTCGCTGAGCACCTCGTCCGACTGA
- a CDS encoding TSUP family transporter produces the protein MLSISGTGLVVALVVAAGSVCQVLSGVGFALVVSPLVIVTLGHDPGVRTVLILSVVLNLAVLLRMPGQVRPKDALLLLIPAALAIPLMIAVKGQLSGPALNVVAGLAILAATAVTAAGRRLPFFDGRSGPVVAGGLSGSLNVLAGAAGPPVALFAAARRWPPAQTSATLQAYSLPLNLLTLIALGLPGTADLGEMAWSAVGLGVGTAASLPFVHRVPPAVVRWITLIIAATGGTMLLVTALS, from the coding sequence ATGCTGTCCATCTCCGGCACCGGGCTGGTGGTCGCGCTCGTCGTCGCGGCCGGTTCGGTCTGCCAGGTGCTCTCCGGCGTCGGCTTCGCCCTCGTCGTGTCGCCGTTGGTGATCGTGACGCTCGGTCATGATCCGGGGGTGCGCACCGTGCTGATCCTGTCGGTGGTGCTGAACCTCGCCGTGTTGCTCCGGATGCCGGGTCAGGTCCGGCCGAAAGACGCCCTTCTCCTGCTGATTCCGGCCGCGCTCGCGATCCCGCTGATGATCGCGGTGAAGGGACAGCTCAGCGGCCCGGCGCTCAATGTCGTGGCGGGCCTGGCGATCCTGGCCGCCACCGCCGTGACCGCGGCGGGGCGGCGCCTGCCCTTCTTCGATGGCCGCTCCGGCCCGGTCGTCGCCGGTGGTCTCAGCGGGTCACTCAACGTGCTCGCGGGGGCGGCGGGGCCGCCGGTGGCGCTGTTCGCGGCGGCGCGGCGCTGGCCTCCCGCACAGACCAGCGCCACCCTCCAGGCCTACTCCCTGCCTCTCAACCTGCTCACCCTGATCGCCCTGGGCCTGCCCGGTACCGCCGACCTGGGCGAGATGGCCTGGTCGGCAGTGGGTCTGGGGGTGGGTACAGCTGCGTCCCTGCCGTTCGTGCACCGGGTCCCGCCGGCCGTGGTGCGATGGATCACCCTGATCATCGCGGCGACCGGCGGGACCATGCTGCTGGTGACGGCTCTCAGCTGA